The DNA region agcccgtgtgcagcaacaaagacccaacgcagccaaaataaataaataaataaatttatatttaaaaaaaagaaagagaaaggtttAGGTCTAATTGACTTCACACCCTGAATGGCAAACATGAGATTCTGTATCCTGAActtcaaattaaagaaataaatagtaCTTCTATCTGAACATTTacaaaagtctattaaaaatcgCTGAATAGTAGAATGTTCTAGCGTAACTCCCTTAATGTCCAAGTAGTGGAATGCTCACAGCTGCTGCACCCAAGACCCTGCCCTGGCCAAGCAGAGCTGGGTTTAGAACCTGAGCTGACAAATTTCTAAAGATGGCAGCTGACAGACTTCTCAAGAAAACCCAGGCCTGGCTGGAAATGGCTGTGGTCTTGGCCCTGTCCCTAAAGCTGAGAGTCCTGGTGGTCCCCAAATGTCACGGGGTGCCTCAGACCCAGAACTAGGGCagacctcctccccctcttccctggCTTCCGCCTTGTCACACAGGTAGGCGCCCTGGCGTTCTCTGGCCCACCTTGGGGCATAAGGAAGGGGACCCTGTACCAAGGGGTCAGATGCCTCCAGGCAGTGTTTGAGTGGGGCTCTTGGAGAGGTGGCTCTCGCAGAGCTTACCTAAGACGATCAAAttgagagtgtcatggacatatatacactaccaaatgtaaaatagataactagtgggaagcagccgcatagcacagggagatcagctcggtgctttgtgaccacctagaggggtgggatggggagggtgggagggagggagatgcaagagggaagagaaatgggaacatattgtatatgtataactgattcactttgttataaagcagaatttaacacaccattgtaaggcaattatacttcaataaagatgtttaaaaaaaaataaaaaataaaaaaaaaaataaaataagtatttctcactttaaattccaaaaaaaaaaaaaaaaaaaaaaaaaaattgaactcctTGCCCTAACTAGGGAGTGTCaccagatgagaaactgaggtccCGAGAGGCTCGACGATTTCTGCGAAGCTCTGAAGCCGGGTCGTTTCCCAGGCCACCGGCTCGTCCCCGGCCGGAGCCAGTTGCCCAGAGATGCGCGCGTCCTTACGGACGAGAGGAGGGCGGGGGCCGCGGTTGCTTTAAAGCGCCCCAGCCCgggcgcgcggggcggggcgcTCTCGGAGCCGTGGGGTGCAGGGCGCAGCGGCCGGAGCGGGGTCCCCGGAAGCGCCAGCGGGGCCGGCCCGGCGGGGGCTCCTCCACCTGGGCGGGGAAGGAGCGGTTGCAGGACCCCGCCCGGCCGAGGCGCGGGGGCCGTAGGAGGTGCCGACTGGCCGCGTCGCCGCAGAGATGTCGCGGCACGTGCGGTGACGGTGCCCGAGCCCCGAGGGTCCCAGCCTAGCGCCCCGCGTCCCCGGGCGAGCATGGAGCGCCCGGAGCGCGAGCTGATCCGGCAGAGCTGGCGGGAGGTGAGCCGCAGCCCGCTGGAGCATGGCACCGTCCTGTTCGCCAGGTGAGGGCGGCCCGAGCGCCCCCGGGGTGCGGGTTGTGGGGTGCCTCGCCAGGAATGGGTTCGAGGAGGCTGAGCTGGCGCTAGAGGAGGGAAACCAGCCCGCTGCCGGGGCGCTGGGGCGCCTCCAGATGTGCGCCAGAGGAGCGGCGCAGGGCGACGGGTGGCGCAGCCCCTGCTGCTCTTCCCGCGACGGTGGCCCGTCTTGCGAGCCAGCACGCCCCGCTCTCTATGGGCTCTCTGGGTGCCGGCCAGGGTCCGCTCCGGCAGACCTCCTTACACTTGGGCCAGCGGCCTCCGGTCCCCACGCTGCGCCCCCTCCCTGGCTGTGTGCCCCCTGAGTGGTCTTTTCTTGGGTGGTGACTGCAGGGGTGCCCACCGCTGCCCATACGGGTAGACTGGATTGTCCCGAGAGCTTGTGTGGGGAGGGCGTACTGGGCGCCTGGCCTGCGGAGCACAGGGTCTGGGCCCCAGAAGTGTGAGCTTCCAGCAACCAACAGAAGAATAAACCTTTCTGAGGAAAGGACTGGGGTAGGACCAGAGGACTGCCAGGGAAGGGATGACAGATGCCCAATTCTCACCACTGGAGAGAGGGGTAAGAGGGTGTGCAGAccccaaaggggaaggggaggccaGTCTTCAACCTCAGCTTGAGGGTGTCTAGGTAACCCCTCTGCCATCACCAAAGAGGCAATGCTACCTCACCATGGTTTTTCAGGAGCCTTGGCTCCCTAAGCCAGCCCAGAAATTCTGAAGAGGCTTTCACAAAACCTATCCCAAACAAAAAGGGAATAAATTTGCAGAGTTACACAAAACCCCAGTGGCTTTCCCAGATGTGGCTGAGAGCTTCTGCTTGTGCCTCCCAGCTTTCCCCAGACCCACTGTTTTCTCAGGCACCCTCTGTGGCTCTGCTACTcctaagctgtgtgaccttaggcaagttacttaacctctccgggcttctgtttcctcttctatatAACTGGGATAACAGTTATACCCACTGCTTAGGATTGTGAGGAATACATGAGTTAACCATGTGTAAAGTACTCAATTCTCAGTAAGTGTAAGGGGTTCTGATTACTATAATTATCATTGCTGGCCCAAGCCCCCTTGGGCATGATGACATTGGGAGGTTCTGACCCaagaatgggagagagagagagggatagaggcagagagggggatgggtggggagagagaggttttcttttctccaccatGGACTCCAGGCTTCCTGTTTGAGAACCCCTTCCTGTCCCAGTCCCCACCCCTCAGTGGTTTATGGAGGGGCTACCCTATGCCAGGTCGTATGAGAGGCCTGGGGACACATTGTTTTTTCCAGGATGCCACTTCCAGGTTGCGGAAGAGGTGAGAGAGGGACACCGGCAAAGCTGGCCAAGGGGTGCGTGCTAGGTTGGAGGGTGTGCTTAGTTCACAGCCAAGGCTCTGCCCACCCTCTCCTGCTGCTGGGCAGCCAGGGCCCATGGAGCCTGCAGGGGCAACACCCCAGGGCTGACACCGGGCCTCCACCCACAGGCTGTTTGACCTGGAGCCGGACCTGCTGCCCCTCTTCCAGTACAACTGCCGCCAGTTCTCCAGCCCGGAGGACTGCCTCTCTTCCCCTGAGTTCCTGGACCACATCAGGAAGGTGAGGGGAAGGCGGAGCACCTTCCTGGGAGAGAGCGAGGAACTCGGGAGAGTTACTTCCgtttcctgccccagccctggtctTAGCCCCCTCCTTCTGCTGCCTGCTGTCAGAGGCATCTGCCCCTTTCCCTTTGCGCTGAGCTGGGCCGAGTCTGGGGCACCCGAGTCAGCCTTCTCCCCCACCCTGCTCTCAGCCAGctgctcccagctctgccatttgccCTTGGCCTTGTCCCCTGGCTCCTGTAGGTGGTGTTGGCGCTGATCCATCAGGGGCCATCTGCCTGTGAAAACCAAGCTGGGGTTTTCTTAGAGGCTGGCGACTCTCACAGGGCCTCAGTGTCCCCTCGTCCCAGGAGGACAACACTGTCCAGCAGGTGTGTTTAGGGCTTTGAGCCCCTCAGAAGAGAGCAGCTTCCTCCATGGTGTAACATGAGTAGTTTGGCCACCATATGTTGTGCGCCTACTGTATGCAGATGCAGGCTGCCTTTCGTCTCTGATACTGGAAAACTGAGGgtcctctcttccttctggctGGGACCCCCAGGTTCTGGATTATGGCTGTGAGTGGGGATGGGGAGTTGCTCTGGTCTCTGTTTCACCGCCACCTTGGCCTTGGCAGGTGATGCTCGTGATTGATGCTGCAGTGACCAACGTGGAGGACCTGTCCTCGCTGGAGGAGTACCTTGCCAGCCTGGGCAGGAAGCACCGGGCGGTGGGTGTGAAGCTCAGCTCCTTCTCGGTGGGTAAAGgggctctttctctctccaaagCTCCTGGCCTGAGGCCACCACTCTCTCCCGGGCCTCTCCAGTCCACCTGTTCATCCTTCCCACTCCTATACCCTCAGATGACTGGGGCTGGGGCATGCATTGTTatgtacttgctgtgtgaccctggcactgccttgacctctctgagcctccaatttttcttctctggtatGGTTTCCCTTAGAACCATAGGAAGTGAAGGAGCCTTTGGGATTAGCTGGTCTGCTCAGTTTTATATTGCTGTGTATAAAACCATCCCAGAACAACCtggcttaaaacaatgatttCTGATTTCTCTGGGCTCAGTTGAGTGGTTCTTCTGTTCCACGTGCTGTGGCTGGAGCCACGCGTGCACTGCACTCAGCTGGGGGCTCAGCTGGGGCTGGAATGTCCAAGATGGCCTGTCATCCTTTGGGATCTCTCTCCCTGTGGCCTCTTATTGCTCAATAGTCTAGCTGAGATTCTTTACAGAGTGGCACCTGAGTTCCGAGAGGAAGTGTTTCAAGAGGACAAGCCAGCCTCTGCATGCATCACTCTTGCTAATGTCCCATCGGCCAAAGCCAGTCACATGGATGAGCCCAGTGTCAAGGGTGTGAATCCTTGAGGTGTGGCTCACTCGGGACCCTGACCTGACAGCCTACCACAAAGTCACCTTGCCAGACGTACGCACCTTGAGGAAGGCACTGAGTTTGTCTTGTCATTTTCTGCATCCCCAGCACTAGCACAGTATCTGGTATTTAGTgcatattcagtaaatatttgtggaataaataaactgtattttataATTACTAATAAAACATGAGAACTGTTACTATTGTTGAAGACTTACTGTGTGTAGATGCTGTGCTAAGAGCTTTTCatagatgatctcatttaatcatcccaACAATCTGATGAGTTGGAAGTTTTACATTCCCTGTTTTACTGATGAagcatctgaggctcagagaggttacctaacttgctcaaggtcacacagctcgtaAGTAGTAGAGTCAGAAAGTGA from Eschrichtius robustus isolate mEscRob2 chromosome 1, mEscRob2.pri, whole genome shotgun sequence includes:
- the NGB gene encoding neuroglobin, encoding MERPERELIRQSWREVSRSPLEHGTVLFARLFDLEPDLLPLFQYNCRQFSSPEDCLSSPEFLDHIRKVMLVIDAAVTNVEDLSSLEEYLASLGRKHRAVGVKLSSFSTVGESLLYMLEKCLGPAFTPATRAAWSQLYGAVVQAMSRGWDGD